GGGGATGCGGCGGGCCAGGTCGAACTGGCCGCCGATCGTGTCGTCGGCTTCGAAGAGCTCGACGTGGTGGCCGCGCTCGGCCAGTCCGATTGCGGCCGACAGGCCGGCCGGGCCTGCGCCCACGACAGCGACGCGTTTGGCGTGCCGGGTGGGCAGTAGCTGCAGCAGCGTTTCGTGGCAGGCCCGCGGATTCACCAGGCAGGATACGGTTTGGTCGAGGAAAGAATGGTTGAGACAGGCCTGGTTGCAGGCAATGCAGGTGTTGATCTCGTCGACCCGGGATTCGGCGGCCTTGTTCACCCACTCCGGGTCGGCCAGCAACGGCCGGGCCAGCGAGACGAGGTCCGCGTCGCCGCGGGCCAGGATCTCCTCGGCGACCTCGGGCATGTTGATTCGATACGACGCACACACCGGGATGCGCACGTGTGCCTTGAGTTTCGCGGTGTATCCGACGAACGCGGCCCGCGGCACCGAGGTCGCGCTGATCGGCACCCGCGCCTCGTGCCAGCCGATCAAGGTGTTGATGACGTCCACTCCGGCGGCTTCCAAATCCTTCGCCAGCTCGACGATTTCCTCGAAGGTCTGTCCGTTTTCGACGAATTCGGCCATGGACATCCGGAACACGATGAAGAAGTCATCGCTGACCGCCGCCCGGATCCGCCGAACGATGTCGACCGCGAACCGCCGTCGGTTGGACGCCGATCCACCCATCGGTCGGTTCGGAGGTTGGTGCATGGCGCGAGGAACTGGCAGATCAGCCAGCCCTCGCCGCCCATCACCTCGATACCGTCGTATCCGGCCTGTTCCGCCAGCTGCGCGCAGCGCGCGTAGTCGGCGATCGTCGATTCGATTTCCTGCTCGGTCAACGCCCGAGGCTCGAACGGGCTGAGTGGCGACGCCAGGGCCGAGGCCGACACATTATTGGGAATGTGTGAAAGCGGCCACCGTGCAGGATTTGCATCGCGATCTTGGCCCCCGCCTCGTGTACCGCCGTGGTGATGAGACGGTGTCGCTCCGCGTCGGCCTCGGTGAGCATCGCGGCGCCCAACGCCGAGAGCCAGCCTTCACGATTGGGCGCGTACCCGCCGGTGACGATCAGCCCGACGCCGCCACGGGCCCGTTCGGCGAAATACGCTGCCAGCCGGTCGATATGCCACTCCCGCTCCTCCAGGCCGGTGTGCATCGACCCGATCACCACGCGGTTGCGCAGCGTGACTTTCCCCAGTTCGAGCGGTGACAGTAAGCGAGGAAAAGCCGATCCCACGGAATGAACTTAATGACGGTCCGCCACCCTCGCAATGCGAACGGCCACGCATTTTACCCACAGACGGCGCTCGTTTTCTATTGCCTCGCCGGGCGCTACCCGACCGCACTACCGACGTCGCCGCTACCACGGCAACAGCTCCCTGATGTACTCCATGGTGGTAAATCCGGCCCGTGCTGGTACTAGTGGGGCCTATGTGCCGTATCGCCAAGGGCTTGATCGCGTTGGTGGCACTCGTGCTGCTCGAGGTGTTGTCCGCCGCGGACATCCCAGCCCCCGACTCGCCCATGCGCCCGCTCGGCGGCTCGGGTCCCGCCGTTGCGGGCGTCGCGGCCCACCCGCCGCTGGGCTGGAACAGTTGGAATACCTTCGGTTGCCTGGTCACACAGGACGACGTGCGCGCGCAGGCGGACGCCATGGTGAGCTCCGGGATGCGCGCCGCTGGTTACAGCTACGTGGTGGTCGACGACTGCTGGTTCGCACCGCAGCGCGACGTCGACGGCCGACTGCGGGCCGATCCGGCCCGGTTCCCGGCCGGGATGGCGGCCCTCGCCGACTACATGCACGCCCATGGCCTGAAATTCGGAATCTACGCCTCTCCCGCCGACCGGACCTGCGCCCAACTGAGCGGAAACTATCCCGGCGCGACCGGCAGCGCGGGTCATGAGCGCACCGATGCCGCCACCTTTGCCGCCTGGGGCGTCGACTACTTGAAATACGACTGGTGCTCTGAAGATCCCGACCTGCGCCACCAGATCCGCGCCTTCACCGCGATGCGCGACGCGCTGCGCGCCACGGGTCAGCCCATCGTCTACAGCATCAACCCCAACAGCGGTGTCGCGGGCGATCCGCCGGGCAGGCGATTCGACTGGGCAGGCATCGCCACGATGGCCCGCACCACGCAGGACGTGGACTCGGCATGGGCCCTCGATCCTGCCGGCAGCCTGGCACCCAACATAGGCGTGACGCAGGCTGTCACTATCACCGCGCCGCTGACCTCCCGCACAGAGGGCCGGTACTTCAACGACCCGGACATGCTCGTGGTCGGGATACCCGGCGCGCTGGGCTCGCTGACGCCGGGTTTGTCGCAGGCCGAGGCGCGCACTCAGGTCGGGATGTGGGCGATGATGTCGGCGCCGCTCATCGCGGGCAACGATGTGCAAAGAATGCCACCGTGGGTGCGGGCGATGCTGATCAACCCCGCCGTGCTGGCCGTCGACCAGGACATAGCTGGAGGACCGGCTATCCCGTTGCGCAGTGAGCCCGGTGTCTGGCGCCGGCCTTCCTCCGACGGCGCGCTCGTCGTTGCCTGCCGCAATGAGGGCAACCGGGACCGACGGTGGGCGCTTTCGCTCGCCCAGCTCGGACTGCCTGCGGGCCGGTACACGGTCATCGACCTCTGGACGGGCGCGACCGAACCGCTCGCCGGACAATTGGTTCGGACCGTCGGTGGCCACGACACCGCGTTGCTGCGTATCGTGCCGACACCGTGAACGGTGCACATTCCGCCATGCACAGCAGCGGAATGTGCGAATCTCTCGTCCGGCCGGGCACGGAGTTCGACGGGACCTATCCGAACCCGAGCAGCGTGACCGTCGCTATGGGCAGCAACGCGGACTTCACGCGGGCCCGCTCCGGTTCCGCGGCCGTGCACGCCATGACACACTGCCACATGCACCTGTCCGACCGCCGAGCGAAAGGCTGAACCCAATGCAGAGCACCCGAATTGTGCTGGCTTCACGACCGACCGGCATGCCGACATCGGAGAACTTCCGGACCGAAACCGTCGACCTGCCCGCCCCGGCGCCCGGCGAGGCCCTGCTGCAGACGCTGTATCTGTCGCTGGACCCCTACATGCGCGGGCGCATGAGCGACGCCCCGTCCTATGCGCCGCCGG
The DNA window shown above is from Nocardia sp. NBC_01730 and carries:
- a CDS encoding glycoside hydrolase family 27 protein, with the translated sequence MCRIAKGLIALVALVLLEVLSAADIPAPDSPMRPLGGSGPAVAGVAAHPPLGWNSWNTFGCLVTQDDVRAQADAMVSSGMRAAGYSYVVVDDCWFAPQRDVDGRLRADPARFPAGMAALADYMHAHGLKFGIYASPADRTCAQLSGNYPGATGSAGHERTDAATFAAWGVDYLKYDWCSEDPDLRHQIRAFTAMRDALRATGQPIVYSINPNSGVAGDPPGRRFDWAGIATMARTTQDVDSAWALDPAGSLAPNIGVTQAVTITAPLTSRTEGRYFNDPDMLVVGIPGALGSLTPGLSQAEARTQVGMWAMMSAPLIAGNDVQRMPPWVRAMLINPAVLAVDQDIAGGPAIPLRSEPGVWRRPSSDGALVVACRNEGNRDRRWALSLAQLGLPAGRYTVIDLWTGATEPLAGQLVRTVGGHDTALLRIVPTP